The Henckelia pumila isolate YLH828 chromosome 2, ASM3356847v2, whole genome shotgun sequence genome includes a window with the following:
- the LOC140878586 gene encoding uncharacterized protein produces the protein MASPAVSSDLFTITKTVLVSLLILYLILISLFNTQNPHLFLIKWTSPSPPLSTTSNKQHDSPTNLSHVVFGLMGSLKTWPHRRGYIESWWRPNKTRGYVYLDRPPTPNILPWPQTSPPYRIVDNLSDLFRHTKPRIELMPRMVHGILELFREEHENMRWIVMGDDDSIFFVDNIVDVLAGYDHTKYYYLGWHSESVLPNYWFSFNQAFGGGGIALSFPLARALVRDMDGCLIRYAGSSSADLITMTCIADIGVNLTPHKGMHQVDLRGDFSGYLSAHPKAPLMIFHHFDAMDPIFPSKDRFESTRHLMKAADADQSRLLQQTICYHRRSNWSISVSWGYSAHIYERILPRSYLQLPIETFRPSAKGPKPPFFMFNTRPRSSDPCEAPHVFFFESIYRSFSGDEFVTNYLRATPRGLPACSSAGNHSADYIFKIQVFSPAKKHLQVDRSECCDIVGLDDSKADIKFRECGIDEIIA, from the exons ATGGCATCTCCAGCAGTAAGCAGTGATTTATTCACCATCACCAAAACAGTACTGGTTTCCCTCCTGATTCTTTATCTAATCCTCATTTCACTTTTCAATACACAAAACCCTCATCTCTTCTTGATCAAATGGACTTCACCTTCTCCACCCCTTTCCACAACCTCGAACAAGCAGCACGACTCTCCGACCAATCTCAGCCACGTAGTTTTCGGGCTAATGGGATCCCTGAAAACATGGCCTCACAGAAGAGGATACATAGAATCTTGGTGGAGACCAAACAAGACAAGAGGCTACGTCTATTTAGACAGACCCCCCACCCCTAACATTCTCCCATGGCCTCAAACCTCCCCACCTTACCGAATAGTCGATAACCTCTCGGACCTATTTCGACACACGAAACCTCGTATTGAGCTCATGCCTAGGATGGTACATGGGATTCTTGAGCTTTTCAGGGAGGAACACGAGAACATGAGGTGGATTGTGATGGGAGACGATGATTCGATCTTTTTTGTGGATAATATAGTTGATGTTCTTGCAGGATATGATCACACAAAGTATTACTATCTCGGGTGGCATTCGGAAAGCGTCTTGCCGAATTATTGGTTCTCGTTTAATCAGGCTTTTGGAGGTGGTGGGATTGCACTGAGTTTCCCTTTGGCCAGAGCTTTGGTTAGAGACATGGACGGGTGTTTGATTCGGTACGCAGGGAGTAGTTCAGCTGATTTGATTACGATGACTTGTATTGCTGATATTGGAGTCAATCTCACTCCCCATAAAGGGATGCATCAG GTGGATTTAAGGGGCGATTTCTCGGGATATCTGTCAGCACACCCAAAAGCACCCCTAATGATCTTCCACCACTTCGATGCAATGGATCCCATCTTCCCGTCCAAGGACCGTTTCGAATCCACGCGCCACCTCATGAAGGCGGCTGATGCGGACCAATCCCGCTTGCTGCAGCAAACCATATGCTACCACCGCCGGAGCAACTGGTCTATCTCCGTCTCTTGGGGCTACTCGGCGCATATCTATGAAAGAATTCTCCCTCGAagctacctgcaactgcccatAGAGACGTTTCGGCCGTCGGCCAAAGGTCCCAAGCCCCCTTTCTTCATGTTCAACACACGGCCAAGATCCAGTGATCCTTGTGAAGCTCCTCATGTTTTCTTCTTTGAGTCCATTTACAGGAGCTTTTCGGGTGATGAATTTGTTACGAATTATCTGCGAGCCACGCCACGGGGATTGCCGGCTTGTTCGTCAGCTGGGAATCATTCTGCGGATTATATATTTAAGATTCAGGTGTTTTCTCCAGCAAAAAAACATCTTCAG GTGGATAGAAGCGAGTGCTGTGATATCGTGGGGTTAGATGATTCCAAGGCAGATATCAAATTTCGGGAGTGTGGGATTGACGAGATTATTGCTTAG
- the LOC140881846 gene encoding transcription factor GAMYB-like isoform X2 translates to MISDIEGMMPMSGEDSPLEDANDGGSMGGNVSLKKGPWTTAEDAILVEYVTKHGEGNWNAIQRHVGLARCGKSCRLRWANHLRPDLKKGAFTLEEENLIIELHAKMGNKWAKMAAELPGRTDNEIKNYWNTRIKRRQRAGLPIYPPDLHMQLFNANQQNDDGNAFSSMEDFDSLSFNNSEIPEFKGFDLNQQLYSVNSQLAPDQYFSYPNESRFSISHQSKHPPGSECLFHGLNPVVSNIIPDFSQHHYDGYLPTSHSFHFSSAYDYNSISYNGSSASALPGSHAILNGKRSSSSEPAWATKLELPSLQTEMGSWSSPSTPLPSLDSVDTLIQTPPNESCNPACSLSPRNSGLLDAVLYESQAMKIPKKNSHQQTSDASGMDDDYIVDTSSQDLQKTVWEPYGVSVSPSSHSSHAVFNESTPINGNSWDEFKSIEVVPGYKEMEVSHLAPMSHNSYRHRTSSLIFARPDFLLSTNAFGLNKKPYQGHHSLLKTCNQE, encoded by the exons ATGATAAGTGACATTGAGGGCATGATGCCAATGAGTGGTGAAGATTCACCATTAGAGGATGCAAATGATGGAGGAAGCATGGGCGGAAATGTTTCACTGAAAAAGGGTCCCTGGACTACTGCTGAGGACGCAATTTTGGTTGAATATGTTACCAAGCACGGAGAGGGGAACTGGAATGCAATTCAGAGGCATGTGGGGCTTGCCCGCTGTGGAAAAAGTTGTCGTTTGAGGTGGGCAAATCACCTTAGACCTGATTTGAAAAAAGGTGCATTTACTTTAGAGGAAGAGAACCTTATAATTGAACTTCATGCCAAAATGGGAAATAAGTGGGCTAAAATGGCTGCTGAG TTACCTGGGCGCACAGACAATGAGATCAAGAACTACTGGAACACAAGAATCAAAAGAAGGCAACGAGCCGGGTTACCAATCTATCCACCTGATTTGCATATGCAGTTATTTAATGCGAACCAACAAAATGATGATGGTAATGCATTCTCATCTATGGAAGATTTTGACTCATTGTCATTTAACAACTCGGAGATTCCAGAATTCAAAGGTTTTGACCTCAATCAGCAGTTGTATTCTGTTAACAGCCAGCTAGCACCAGATCAATACTTTTCTTACCCAAACGAGTCTCGTTTCTCAATATCACATCAATCCAAACATCCTCCAGGGTCTGAATGTTTGTTTCATGGTTTAAATCCGGTTGTCAGTAACATCATCCCAGACTTTAGTCAACATCACTATGATGGTTATTTGCCAACTTCCCATTCTTTTCATTTCTCCTCTGCATATGATTACAATTCAATTTCTTATAATGGATCATCCGCAAGTGCACTTCCTGGCAGCCATGCCATATTAAATGGCAAACGTTCTTCTTCTTCGGAGCCTGCTTGGGCAACGAAGCTGGAGCTCCCTTCACTCCAAACTGAAATGGGTAGTTGGAGCTCACCCTCTACCCCTTTGCCTTCCCTTGACTCTGTTGACACATTAATTCAAACCCCTCCAAATGAATCATGCAATCCGGCATGTAGTCTGTCACCGCGAAACAGTGGACTACTGGATGCAGTACTTTACGAATCACAAGCTATGAAAATCCCAAAGAAGAACAGTCACCAGCAGACTTCAGATGCTTCTGGCATGGACGACGATTATATAGTGGATACTTCATCTCAGGATCTCCAAAAGACGGTATGGGAACCATATGGTGTATCAGTTTCTCCCTCAAGCCATTCTTCTCATGCGGTGTTCAATGAAAGTACCCCAATCAATGGGAATTCATGGGATGAATTCAAATCTATCGAGGTCGTGCCAG GATACAAAGAAATGGAAGTGTCCCACCTGGCGCCAATGTCACACAATTCCTACAGACACAGAACAAGCAGCTTGATTTTCGCGAGGCCTGATTTCTTACTTTCCACAAATGCTTTTGGTCTTAATAAAAAACCATATCAAGGACACCATTCCTTgcttaaaacatgcaatcaggAATGA
- the LOC140881846 gene encoding transcription factor GAMYB-like isoform X1, with amino-acid sequence MSFCYELLSCILILVFALHIWVISMISDIEGMMPMSGEDSPLEDANDGGSMGGNVSLKKGPWTTAEDAILVEYVTKHGEGNWNAIQRHVGLARCGKSCRLRWANHLRPDLKKGAFTLEEENLIIELHAKMGNKWAKMAAELPGRTDNEIKNYWNTRIKRRQRAGLPIYPPDLHMQLFNANQQNDDGNAFSSMEDFDSLSFNNSEIPEFKGFDLNQQLYSVNSQLAPDQYFSYPNESRFSISHQSKHPPGSECLFHGLNPVVSNIIPDFSQHHYDGYLPTSHSFHFSSAYDYNSISYNGSSASALPGSHAILNGKRSSSSEPAWATKLELPSLQTEMGSWSSPSTPLPSLDSVDTLIQTPPNESCNPACSLSPRNSGLLDAVLYESQAMKIPKKNSHQQTSDASGMDDDYIVDTSSQDLQKTVWEPYGVSVSPSSHSSHAVFNESTPINGNSWDEFKSIEVVPGYKEMEVSHLAPMSHNSYRHRTSSLIFARPDFLLSTNAFGLNKKPYQGHHSLLKTCNQE; translated from the exons ATGAGCTTTTGCTATGAATTGCTGTCTTGCATACTAATATTGGTATTTGCCCTACACATTTGGGTGATTAGTATGATAAGTGACATTGAGGGCATGATGCCAATGAGTGGTGAAGATTCACCATTAGAGGATGCAAATGATGGAGGAAGCATGGGCGGAAATGTTTCACTGAAAAAGGGTCCCTGGACTACTGCTGAGGACGCAATTTTGGTTGAATATGTTACCAAGCACGGAGAGGGGAACTGGAATGCAATTCAGAGGCATGTGGGGCTTGCCCGCTGTGGAAAAAGTTGTCGTTTGAGGTGGGCAAATCACCTTAGACCTGATTTGAAAAAAGGTGCATTTACTTTAGAGGAAGAGAACCTTATAATTGAACTTCATGCCAAAATGGGAAATAAGTGGGCTAAAATGGCTGCTGAG TTACCTGGGCGCACAGACAATGAGATCAAGAACTACTGGAACACAAGAATCAAAAGAAGGCAACGAGCCGGGTTACCAATCTATCCACCTGATTTGCATATGCAGTTATTTAATGCGAACCAACAAAATGATGATGGTAATGCATTCTCATCTATGGAAGATTTTGACTCATTGTCATTTAACAACTCGGAGATTCCAGAATTCAAAGGTTTTGACCTCAATCAGCAGTTGTATTCTGTTAACAGCCAGCTAGCACCAGATCAATACTTTTCTTACCCAAACGAGTCTCGTTTCTCAATATCACATCAATCCAAACATCCTCCAGGGTCTGAATGTTTGTTTCATGGTTTAAATCCGGTTGTCAGTAACATCATCCCAGACTTTAGTCAACATCACTATGATGGTTATTTGCCAACTTCCCATTCTTTTCATTTCTCCTCTGCATATGATTACAATTCAATTTCTTATAATGGATCATCCGCAAGTGCACTTCCTGGCAGCCATGCCATATTAAATGGCAAACGTTCTTCTTCTTCGGAGCCTGCTTGGGCAACGAAGCTGGAGCTCCCTTCACTCCAAACTGAAATGGGTAGTTGGAGCTCACCCTCTACCCCTTTGCCTTCCCTTGACTCTGTTGACACATTAATTCAAACCCCTCCAAATGAATCATGCAATCCGGCATGTAGTCTGTCACCGCGAAACAGTGGACTACTGGATGCAGTACTTTACGAATCACAAGCTATGAAAATCCCAAAGAAGAACAGTCACCAGCAGACTTCAGATGCTTCTGGCATGGACGACGATTATATAGTGGATACTTCATCTCAGGATCTCCAAAAGACGGTATGGGAACCATATGGTGTATCAGTTTCTCCCTCAAGCCATTCTTCTCATGCGGTGTTCAATGAAAGTACCCCAATCAATGGGAATTCATGGGATGAATTCAAATCTATCGAGGTCGTGCCAG GATACAAAGAAATGGAAGTGTCCCACCTGGCGCCAATGTCACACAATTCCTACAGACACAGAACAAGCAGCTTGATTTTCGCGAGGCCTGATTTCTTACTTTCCACAAATGCTTTTGGTCTTAATAAAAAACCATATCAAGGACACCATTCCTTgcttaaaacatgcaatcaggAATGA
- the LOC140881846 gene encoding transcription factor GAMYB-like isoform X3: MSFCYELLSCILILVFALHIWVISMISDIEGMMPMSGEDSPLEDANDGGSMGGNVSLKKGPWTTAEDAILVEYVTKHGEGNWNAIQRHVGLARCGKSCRLRWANHLRPDLKKGAFTLEEENLIIELHAKMGNKWAKMAAELPGRTDNEIKNYWNTRIKRRQRAGLPIYPPDLHMQLFNANQQNDDGNAFSSMEDFDSLSFNNSEIPEFKGFDLNQQLYSVNSQLAPDQYFSYPNESRFSISHQSKHPPGSECLFHGLNPVVSNIIPDFSQHHYDGYLPTSHSFHFSSAYDYNSISYNGSSASALPGSHAILNGKRSSSSEPAWATKLELPSLQTEMGSWSSPSTPLPSLDSVDTLIQTPPNESCNPACSLSPRNSGLLDAVLYESQAMKIPKKNSHQQTSDASGMDDDYIVDTSSQDLQKTVWEPYGVSVSPSSHSSHAVFNESTPINGNSWDEFKSIEDTKKWKCPTWRQCHTIPTDTEQAA; this comes from the exons ATGAGCTTTTGCTATGAATTGCTGTCTTGCATACTAATATTGGTATTTGCCCTACACATTTGGGTGATTAGTATGATAAGTGACATTGAGGGCATGATGCCAATGAGTGGTGAAGATTCACCATTAGAGGATGCAAATGATGGAGGAAGCATGGGCGGAAATGTTTCACTGAAAAAGGGTCCCTGGACTACTGCTGAGGACGCAATTTTGGTTGAATATGTTACCAAGCACGGAGAGGGGAACTGGAATGCAATTCAGAGGCATGTGGGGCTTGCCCGCTGTGGAAAAAGTTGTCGTTTGAGGTGGGCAAATCACCTTAGACCTGATTTGAAAAAAGGTGCATTTACTTTAGAGGAAGAGAACCTTATAATTGAACTTCATGCCAAAATGGGAAATAAGTGGGCTAAAATGGCTGCTGAG TTACCTGGGCGCACAGACAATGAGATCAAGAACTACTGGAACACAAGAATCAAAAGAAGGCAACGAGCCGGGTTACCAATCTATCCACCTGATTTGCATATGCAGTTATTTAATGCGAACCAACAAAATGATGATGGTAATGCATTCTCATCTATGGAAGATTTTGACTCATTGTCATTTAACAACTCGGAGATTCCAGAATTCAAAGGTTTTGACCTCAATCAGCAGTTGTATTCTGTTAACAGCCAGCTAGCACCAGATCAATACTTTTCTTACCCAAACGAGTCTCGTTTCTCAATATCACATCAATCCAAACATCCTCCAGGGTCTGAATGTTTGTTTCATGGTTTAAATCCGGTTGTCAGTAACATCATCCCAGACTTTAGTCAACATCACTATGATGGTTATTTGCCAACTTCCCATTCTTTTCATTTCTCCTCTGCATATGATTACAATTCAATTTCTTATAATGGATCATCCGCAAGTGCACTTCCTGGCAGCCATGCCATATTAAATGGCAAACGTTCTTCTTCTTCGGAGCCTGCTTGGGCAACGAAGCTGGAGCTCCCTTCACTCCAAACTGAAATGGGTAGTTGGAGCTCACCCTCTACCCCTTTGCCTTCCCTTGACTCTGTTGACACATTAATTCAAACCCCTCCAAATGAATCATGCAATCCGGCATGTAGTCTGTCACCGCGAAACAGTGGACTACTGGATGCAGTACTTTACGAATCACAAGCTATGAAAATCCCAAAGAAGAACAGTCACCAGCAGACTTCAGATGCTTCTGGCATGGACGACGATTATATAGTGGATACTTCATCTCAGGATCTCCAAAAGACGGTATGGGAACCATATGGTGTATCAGTTTCTCCCTCAAGCCATTCTTCTCATGCGGTGTTCAATGAAAGTACCCCAATCAATGGGAATTCATGGGATGAATTCAAATCTATCGAG GATACAAAGAAATGGAAGTGTCCCACCTGGCGCCAATGTCACACAATTCCTACAGACACAGAACAAGCAGCTTGA